The Limnospira fusiformis SAG 85.79 genomic interval TAAGTAGAGCGAGTATATGGTTTTATACACCATACCATAATGCCATTGAGTGTGTCAAGTTATATGAGCAGGAAAAAGACTGCTATTCTCAGGGGAGCAAGCTGGAAGCTACCGACTATCCGAGCTATTTTTCCGCCCTAGAAACTACAGAGAGAATTGTGGCAGTAGATGCCCAAAATCACCCCAGCACTAGGGAATTTACCGCCGCCTATCTTCAGCCTCTGGATATTAGGTCTATGTTAGATATTCCCATTCATTTGGGAGGGGAAACTATCGGGGTTCTGTGTTTAGAAAATCAGGGAGAGGTGATTAATTGGGATCTGCAACAACAGAACTTTGCCACCTACCTAGCAGACTGGGTAACTCTAGCTTTGGAGGCTCATGAAAGGGCGATCGCTCAAAGGTCTCTACACCAAAGCCAAAAGCGACTACAAAATATCCTTGATCACGCTCCCGCCATAATTTACATGAAAGACGATGGCGGACGCTATCTCCTAGTGAACCGAGAGTATGAAAAGCGATTTAATTTGCACCGTGATCAGGTGCTGGGTAAAACTGATTATGATTTGTTTCCCCCAGAAATCGCCCTAGCTTTTCAATCGGCTGATACAGCTTTATTAGAGACTCAAGAACCTATCCAATGGGAAGAAGAAATCCGGTTTAATGACAGCTTAAAAACCTACCTATCTAATCGTTTTCTGTTAGAAGATGATACCGGAAAAACAGCAGCTATTTGCTGTCTGGCTACAGATATCACCAACCAAAAACTTTCCGAGGTGGCTTTGCTGGAAAGCGAAGCGACTAACCGAGCCTTATTAAATGCCATTCCTGATTTAATTCTTCAATGTCAGAGGGATGGCACAATCGTTGATGTGAAACCACCCCATAACAGTTCTGACTGGATGTTACCAGAATTATTATTAGGTAGAAATATCCTAGATATTTTGCCTGATGAAGTTGGTAATAATCTCCAAGATGCTCATAATCGCGCTTTATTTTTCTCGGAAATTCAAGCCATTGAATATCAATTACCTGTCAAGAATGGAGAGGAATGGAGGCAATATGAAACCCGCATTATCCGTGGCAACTCCCAAACAGTCATTTGCATAATTAGGGATATTACCGAACACAAACGAGCCACGGCTGAGTTAGCACTTCGCGTACAATTAACGGCTCTCAAATCTGAGGTAGGGTTTGCGATAACTCGTGGGGGTAGTTTATCGGAAGTTATGACTAATTGTGCTAAGACTTTGGGGAATTATTTTGATGATACGATTACTTGTATTTGGGCGATAAATCATGCCAATACTTTACTAGAATTACAAGGTATTGATGGTTTGGATAATCCCCCAGCAAATTTGGCTTTTATTACAGTTGGTTCTCAGCCAATAGGGGTAATAGTGAGTAAACAACAATCGATTTTGAGCTTCGATTTATGCCATGATGCTTGGGGTGAGGATTTTGCCACTATTACCCAGCAAGGTTTAACTAATTTTGTCGGGTATCCGTTAATTGTTGACGGTGCTTGTGTGGGGGTAATGGGTTTATTTAGTCGGGAATTATTGACTAAGCAAGTTTTGGAAACTTTGGCGGTAATTGCTAATCAAATGGCGGTGGTTATTGAATTTAAAAAAGCGGTGGAAGCGTTACAAAGTCGTGAGGAACAATTAAAATTGGCTCTGGAAGGTAGTTCTTTGGGTTTATGGGATTGGAATATCTCGACCGGAGAAGTATATTTTGACCCACAATGGCAACGAATGTTAGGATATGAACCACAGGAAATTGATAATACTTTCCAATCTTGGAAACAATTAATTCACCCCCATGATCAAAAACGAGTTGTGGAGGCTTTAAATGATTCTATGAAGGGTCGCCGCCATGTTTATGAGGTGGAAATGCGAATGCTAAATAGTTCCCAAAAATGGCAATGGATGCTGTCTCGTGGTAAGATATTTAAATGGGATGAACAAGGACGACCCCTGCGAATGACGGGGACTTATAAAGATGTTAGCGATCGCAAACAAGCCGAAATTGAACTATTGCGGGTTAAGGCGGCGGTAGATAGCAGCAGTGATGCTATTGTGATTACAGACCTGGAAGGAAAAGCACTATATTTGAATCGCGCCTTGATTGAAAGTTACGGCTATACTGTGGAAGAATTAAATGCGATCGGTGGACCGATTAAACTTTATATTTCTACCCGGGTTGGTAATAGTATTTTGTCTTCTCTGCAAAATTTGCGATCGTGGAGTGGGGAAGTTGGGATTAAAACTCGCTATGGGGTGATTATTCCTAATTTAGTCCGTGCTGATTGTATTTTTGACACAGCAGAAAATCCCATTGGATTAATTATTGTACATACCGATATTACCGAGCGACGACGAGCCGAGGAAACTCTCCAACAAAAGTTACTACAGGAAAGATTTGTCGGTATTATGTTGGAGCGGATACGCTCATCTTTGAATTTACAAGAGGTCCTGCAAACTGCGGTGGAGGAAGTCCGCTATTTCTTGCAGGTCGATCGCACAGTGATTTATCAGTTTAATGCCGATTGGACTGGCTTTATTGCGGTGGAGTCGGTGGGTTCAGAATGGATGGCTTTGCAGGGTTTAGATATTCGTGATGAGTGTTTTGAGTCTTCCCATGCGCGGTTGTATGAAGATGGCAGAACTAGAGCGATCGCTGATATTTATAATGCTAATTTAACTCGTTGTCATGTGGGACTTTTGGAAGGTTTACAGGTGAAAGCTAATCTGGTAATTCCCATTTTGCAACCGAAAAATGTGGCAAAAGACAATAGTAAACTTTGGGGATTATTAATTGCTCATCAATGTCGGGATACTCGCAAGTGGCAAGCCTTTGAGATTTCTAGCCTTAAACAAATTGGCGTGCAATTGGCGATCGCTCTCCAACAATGCAGCCTCTTTGAACAGGTACAAATGGAACTGGCTGAACGGAAACAGGCGGAAGAGGCTCTCCAAAGATCCGAGGCGAGAGAACGACGCAAGGCTAAACAGCTTGCTACTACTTTGCAAGAGCTGAAGAGTACCCAGGCGCAAATTATCCAAAGTGAAAAAATGGCATCTTTAGGACAGTTAGTGGCTGGGGTGGCTCATGAAATTAACAATCCGATTAGTTTTATTTACGGTAATGTTAATCCGGCTCGACAATATTTAGCCGATTTATTAGATTTGTGTGAATTATATCAGCAGGTTTATCCCGAAACTCATCCCGATATTCAAGATAAGATTGAGGAAATCGATCTGGAGTTTATTAAGGAAGATTTTGGTAATATTTTAGAGTCCATGCAACGGGGAGCCGAGCGGGTCACTAAAATTGTTTTATCTTTGCGAAATTTTGCTAGACTTGATGAGGCTAAAATCAAAAAAGCCGATATTAATGAAGGCTTGGAAAGTACGATCATGATGCTACAAGGTCGCTTTAATATGGTTGCCAAAAAATGCCAAATTGAACTTATTAACCATTGGGGGGATTTGCCGAGAATTGAATGCTTTGCTAGTGAAATCAATCAGGTATTTCTGAATTTATTAAATAATGCGATCGATGCTTTGGAAGACCGGATAAAAGTGGATAGAGACTTTATTCCTACCCTCACCGTCAGCACTTTACCTGTTCATCATCCTAAGTCTGGTAATGTGGGGGTAAAAATCGAAATTGCTGATAATGGTCTGGGAATACCCCAGGAAATACAGTCGAAAATTTTTGATCCATTTTTTACGACTAAATCTGTGGGACGCGGCACAGGTTTGGGTTTATCTATTGCTCATAAAACTATTGTTGAGCAACATGGTGGTTATCTCGAATGTGACTCCCAAGAAAATGTCGGCACTACCATGATAATTAGACTGTTTAATAATTATCTTGATCAGCGAATGTCTAAGGTGGAATAATGATGACAATTGATATAGTGCTTTTAATCAATGCTATTGATGATTTGGAACCTCCCTTTGCCAATTTTTTAGAAACTGCTGAAGTGATGATTACAGTAGCTTCAAGTTCATCGGAAAATTGGCGCGTTGAATGGTTACAGGTTGAAGACGGTATCCCCCCAAATACCATGGCGGCTATTGATACTATTGGGGATATTTGTAGTGACTTTCAATGGCGACCACAAGCCATGAGAGTGATTTATTACTGGGAGGGTAGACCCACAGAATGTCAGCCAAACTCCACCAGTTTGACAACGGCGATTAATCAAGCGATCGCATCATGTAAACTCCATGATGTGACTATTTATATTAACCGCCAAAGTTCCCTAAGTCAAGACTTAATAGACACAGCATATAATCGTCTAGCCGAGGCAACTGGGGGACAGACCTGGGGGGAGGAAAATGCGATCGCTAGTTGGGCAATATTTCTGGAATATTTAACCTTTCACAAACCCGTAAAATCCCCAGCAATTCTCAGATCCAAAACCTTAAAAATAGGCACATTTAACCTATATAACTTAGTTTTACCCAATCGAACTTATTACGAAACTCGACAATATACCCCAGAACTTTACCACCAAAAAAAGACCTGGATTTCTCATCAGTTAGCAACCATGCAAGCCGACATCATCGGATTTCAAGAAATCTTTGACCCCGAAGCACTACAAGAAATTCTCGCCGCCACCGAATCCTATCATAACGCTCATTTAATTACCACGAATCCCACTCGTGATAAACCCGTAGTAGGTCTCTGTTCCAAATTACCAATTATCTCCTGGCAAATTTATGATAAATTCCCCCCAGAGTCTCAAATAGATATAGAAGGAACTATGATTCCCATTAACCATTTTTCGCGACCTGTGTTAGCAGTTAATATTCAACTACAAGACAGCCTACAGTGTACGGTTTTTGTTGTGCATCTAAAATCCCAGCGTCCCCAAATTCCCGAAGGAGTAGATAGCCAAGATCCCGTAGAAAAAGCCAAAGGAAAAGTCAGGTCTTTACTGCGTCGATCCGCCGAAGCTACTGCTTTACGATGTATTATGCTCAAGACTTGGAGCCATAGCCAAAATCCGATTATTATTTTAGGAGATTTTAATGATAGTGATTTAGCCATTACCACCAAAATTATGGCGGGGGATATTTCTTGGAAAAAAACCCGATTTAAACCAAACCACAACCATGATGAGTTACAGCTTTATAGTGTCAAAGATATTCAGGCTAGGCAAAGTTACCGAGACTGCTACTACACTTATATGTATAATGGTTATTATGAAACTCTCGATCATATTTTGGTTAGTCAAGAATTAGTTTTAGAAAACTCCCGCCAAGTTGGGAAGGTTAGTTATGTTGCCTTATTCAACGATCACCTTGTAGACCAAAGCC includes:
- a CDS encoding PAS domain S-box protein, whose protein sequence is MVTQTIYPSSPEFQQAIIHCADIAIIATDRNGMVCTFNRAAENLLGYTASEAINHIHWTEFHHQDHRNTRHTDQKEQLHQTLIERVILGETDEQQHTYIRRDGTTVVVSLLISGVRDANGELIGFLAMVRPLAPEAIDTQKQRQQFLHNQQQAQMELARSWEFYHGDIDQAFETLTRIAARTLQVSRASIWFYTPYHNAIECVKLYEQEKDCYSQGSKLEATDYPSYFSALETTERIVAVDAQNHPSTREFTAAYLQPLDIRSMLDIPIHLGGETIGVLCLENQGEVINWDLQQQNFATYLADWVTLALEAHERAIAQRSLHQSQKRLQNILDHAPAIIYMKDDGGRYLLVNREYEKRFNLHRDQVLGKTDYDLFPPEIALAFQSADTALLETQEPIQWEEEIRFNDSLKTYLSNRFLLEDDTGKTAAICCLATDITNQKLSEVALLESEATNRALLNAIPDLILQCQRDGTIVDVKPPHNSSDWMLPELLLGRNILDILPDEVGNNLQDAHNRALFFSEIQAIEYQLPVKNGEEWRQYETRIIRGNSQTVICIIRDITEHKRATAELALRVQLTALKSEVGFAITRGGSLSEVMTNCAKTLGNYFDDTITCIWAINHANTLLELQGIDGLDNPPANLAFITVGSQPIGVIVSKQQSILSFDLCHDAWGEDFATITQQGLTNFVGYPLIVDGACVGVMGLFSRELLTKQVLETLAVIANQMAVVIEFKKAVEALQSREEQLKLALEGSSLGLWDWNISTGEVYFDPQWQRMLGYEPQEIDNTFQSWKQLIHPHDQKRVVEALNDSMKGRRHVYEVEMRMLNSSQKWQWMLSRGKIFKWDEQGRPLRMTGTYKDVSDRKQAEIELLRVKAAVDSSSDAIVITDLEGKALYLNRALIESYGYTVEELNAIGGPIKLYISTRVGNSILSSLQNLRSWSGEVGIKTRYGVIIPNLVRADCIFDTAENPIGLIIVHTDITERRRAEETLQQKLLQERFVGIMLERIRSSLNLQEVLQTAVEEVRYFLQVDRTVIYQFNADWTGFIAVESVGSEWMALQGLDIRDECFESSHARLYEDGRTRAIADIYNANLTRCHVGLLEGLQVKANLVIPILQPKNVAKDNSKLWGLLIAHQCRDTRKWQAFEISSLKQIGVQLAIALQQCSLFEQVQMELAERKQAEEALQRSEARERRKAKQLATTLQELKSTQAQIIQSEKMASLGQLVAGVAHEINNPISFIYGNVNPARQYLADLLDLCELYQQVYPETHPDIQDKIEEIDLEFIKEDFGNILESMQRGAERVTKIVLSLRNFARLDEAKIKKADINEGLESTIMMLQGRFNMVAKKCQIELINHWGDLPRIECFASEINQVFLNLLNNAIDALEDRIKVDRDFIPTLTVSTLPVHHPKSGNVGVKIEIADNGLGIPQEIQSKIFDPFFTTKSVGRGTGLGLSIAHKTIVEQHGGYLECDSQENVGTTMIIRLFNNYLDQRMSKVE
- a CDS encoding endonuclease/exonuclease/phosphatase family protein; this encodes MMTIDIVLLINAIDDLEPPFANFLETAEVMITVASSSSENWRVEWLQVEDGIPPNTMAAIDTIGDICSDFQWRPQAMRVIYYWEGRPTECQPNSTSLTTAINQAIASCKLHDVTIYINRQSSLSQDLIDTAYNRLAEATGGQTWGEENAIASWAIFLEYLTFHKPVKSPAILRSKTLKIGTFNLYNLVLPNRTYYETRQYTPELYHQKKTWISHQLATMQADIIGFQEIFDPEALQEILAATESYHNAHLITTNPTRDKPVVGLCSKLPIISWQIYDKFPPESQIDIEGTMIPINHFSRPVLAVNIQLQDSLQCTVFVVHLKSQRPQIPEGVDSQDPVEKAKGKVRSLLRRSAEATALRCIMLKTWSHSQNPIIILGDFNDSDLAITTKIMAGDISWKKTRFKPNHNHDELQLYSVKDIQARQSYRDCYYTYMYNGYYETLDHILVSQELVLENSRQVGKVSYVALFNDHLVDQSLSDESIEPWKSDHGQVVATIQLNGYS